Part of the Roseomonas sp. OT10 genome, CGCTCGATGGCGTAGGGGATCTTCTCCGGCGCGTAGTTGTTGAAGTGGCCGTACTGGCCGAACATCGGTCCGACGCCGCCCATCTGGAACATCAGCCACTGCAGGCAGGTGTAGCGCTCCGCCGGGTCCGCCGGGATCAGCATCCCCGCCTTCTCCGCCAGGTAGATCAGGATCGCGCCGCTCTCGAACAGCCGCATCTCCTTCCCGCCCGGCCCCTCCGGGTCGACGATCGCGGGAATGCGGTGGTTGGGCGTGATGGCCAGGAAGTCGGGCCGGAACTGCTCCCCCTTGCCGATGTTCACCGGGACGACCCGATAGGGCAGGCCCGTCTCCTCCAGGGCGATGTGGACCTTGTGGCCGTTGGGGGTGGGCCAGCTCCAGGCTTCGATCATGCGCCGCTCCTGCTTGGGGTCTGCCTGCCGAGATGGGAAGCGCGGCGTTGC contains:
- a CDS encoding glutathione S-transferase N-terminal domain-containing protein, encoding MIEAWSWPTPNGHKVHIALEETGLPYRVVPVNIGKGEQFRPDFLAITPNHRIPAIVDPEGPGGKEMRLFESGAILIYLAEKAGMLIPADPAERYTCLQWLMFQMGGVGPMFGQYGHFNNYAPEKIPYAIERYASEVKRLHRVLEKRLSEAEYLAGAAYSIADIATFPWIRNPERRGIDLAEFPSVRRWHDAIAARPAVQRGVAVLSENQRNAPMTDAEREVLFGKTQFAAR